The proteins below are encoded in one region of Myxocyprinus asiaticus isolate MX2 ecotype Aquarium Trade chromosome 13, UBuf_Myxa_2, whole genome shotgun sequence:
- the LOC127450032 gene encoding 2-amino-3-ketobutyrate coenzyme A ligase, mitochondrial-like: MRTFDWLIFLSIHNYIYPLSTSLAVSPYFSCSRLLFDSGGEMSLRTAVYRLSIPFRSVLQSCTKHTKRHYTAASQALSVLENELDSIRAAGTWKGERVITSKQGPHINLEGSKGDILNFCANNYLGLSSHPEVVQAGIDALKKYGAGLSSVRFICGTQSLHKNLEEKLAQFHEREDCILYASCFDANAGLFEVLLGPDDAVLSDELNHASIIDGIRLCRAKRFRYKHMDLNDLEERLKESQSSRLRLVVTDGVFSMDGDVAPLQGICDLAEQYGALVFIDECHATGFMGPRGRGTDELLGVMNRVHIVNSTLGKALGGAAGGYTVGPKALIDLLRQRSRPYLFSNSLPPPVVGCATRAVELLLASNEIAQSMAAKTMRFRNNMTQAGFTISGTAHPICPVMLGDARLASLMADDMLKLGVYVIGFSYPVVPKGKARIRVQISAAHTDDDIDRTVDAFIQTGRKHGVIS, encoded by the exons ATGCGAACATTTGATTGGTTGATTTTTCTAAGCATTCACAACTACATATATCCGCTATCAACATCGCTCGCTGTCAGTCCATACTTCTCTTGTAGTCGTTTATTATTTGATAGTGGAGGAGAAATGTCACTCCGCACCGCTGTTTATCGACTCAGTATTCCGTTTAGGAGTGTTTTACAGTCCTGTACTAAACATACAAAAAGACATTATACCGCTGCGAGCCAAGCGCTGTCTGTTCTGGAAAACGAGCTGGACAGTATCCGTGCTGCGGGCACATGGAAGGGGGAGAGAGTGATCACGTCCAAACAGGGTCCTCATATCAACTTGGAGGGCAGCAAAGGCG ATatattgaatttttgtgccaATAACTACTTGGGTTTATCCAGTCATCCGGAGGTGGTACAAGCGGGTATAGATGCCCTGAAGAAGTATGGAGCGGGCCTCAGTTCAGTTCGTTTCATCTGTGGCACCCAG AGCCTACATAAGAACTTGGAGGAGAAACTCGCCCAGTTCCATGAAAGAGAAGACTGTATTCTGTACGCTAGCTGCTTTGATGCCAATGCTGGTCTGTTTGAG GTCCTGTTGGGTCCTGACGATGCCGTGTTGTCTGATGAACTAAACCATGCCTCCATTATCGATGGCATTCGATTGTGTCGTGCCAAGAGGTTCCGCTACAAGCACATGGACCTGAATGACCTGGAGGAAAGGCTGAAAGAATCTCAG TCGTCTCGTCTGAGATTGGTGGTCACCGATGGGGTGTTCTCCATGGACGGTGATGTGGCTCCTCTACAGGGAATCTGTGATTTAGCTGAGCAATACGGAGCATTGGTCTTCATCGATGAGTGTCATGCCACAGGCTTCATGGGTCCCCGTGGCCG AGGAACTGATGAGCTGCTGGGGGTAATGAACCGAGTGCACATTGTGAATTCCACTCTGGGAAAAGCACTAGGAGGAGCTGCTG GTGGTTACACAGTTGGACCTAAGGCTTTAATTGACCTACTGAGGCAGCGGTCTCGTCCGTACCTCTTCTCTAACTCCCTCCCCCCTCCTGTGGTGGGCTGTGCTACTCGTGCTGTGGAACTGTTACTGGCATCCAATGAAATTGCTCAGAGTATGGCAGCCAAAACCATGAG GTTCAGAAACAACATGACCCAGGCAGGGTTTACCATCTCTGGCACAGCTCATCCAATCTGTCCTGTGATGCTGGGAGACGCTCGTCTGGCTTCTCTTATGGCTGATGACATGCTAAAACTGG GAGTGTATGTAATTGGATTCTCTTACCCAGTTGTTCCCAAAGGAAAAGCCCGCATTCGAGTCCAGATCTCTGCAGCTCACACTGATGATGACATTGATCGTACCGTAGATGCCTTCATACAGACCGGCAGAAAGCATGGTGTCATTTCCTAA